One Skermanella sp. TT6 genomic window, GCCAGACAGTGATACGGAGACAAACCATGCGCTCGCATCACCTGCTCCTCCTGGCCACCATCGCCTTCGCTCCCGGCACGGCTCTAGCCGTCCCGACCTACACAATCACGGATATCGGAGACCTCGGCGGAACCTTCAGCCTTGGCTTTGATGTCAACAATGCCGGCCAAGTCACCGGTGCCGGTCTCATTCAGAATGATGTCGGCCAGCATGCGTTCCTGTGGGACCCTGTGAGCGGAATACAGGACCTCGGCACGCTCGGCGGGCGTTTCAGCCAAGGAATTGGTATAAACGCCAGAGGTCAGATAACAGGGAACAGCCTATTACCCGGCCCTGAGATCACGGGCAGGGTCCATGCCTTTCTATGGGAACCCACCACCGGCATGCGGGATCTCGGCACCATCAGCGGGGGCGACGGCTTCAGCCAAGGCACGGACATCAACGACCAAGGCCAAGTGACCGGCGGCGGTAACATCGACGACCCCAACACCCCAAGCCATGCATTCCTGTGGGACCCTGCAACCGGCATGCAGGACCTCGGCACTCTCGACGGAGACAGGGTCAGCCTCGGCCTGGGTATCAATGCAGGCGGCCAAGTGACGGGCAGGAGCGGGACATTCGATGACACGGCAGGTAGGTACAATGCCTTCTTATGGGATCCGGCGACCGGCATGCGGGATATCGGCACCCGCAGCGGGGAGTTCAGCATCGGCAACGACATCAACGATAGGGGTCAGATAACGGGAACCAACCAAACCAGTGACGCAGACTTTCGTGCATTCCTGTGGGACTCAGCGAACGGCATACAGGATCTCGGCACACTGGGAGGAAGGTACAGTTCCGGAAACGGCATCAACAACAGCGGCCAAGTGGTAGGATCGAGCGAAGACGCAAACAGATCCGAGCATGCGTTCCTGTGGGACGGGACGAGCATGTTCGACCTGAATGGGTTGATCAGTCCAGAGGCAGGATGGACCGTCATACGTGGAGAGGCGATCAGTGATAGGCGCCGGAAGGCTTATGGATCAACTGGCGCCGGTACTCTGCTCGACCCATGATCCGCTCAAGCCTGGGCACGATTCCGCATCAGGCGGGTAAGGCTTTCCCCCAGCACCAGAAGGCTGACACCCAGGAGCGCTACATCCTTGATCAGAAACTGGCCGGTGGCGTTAAGCCAGGGGAAGCTGCCCAAGGACTCTTCCCAGATCGGCAGCGCGAACATGGTGGAAACGGTGACGGCGAAGGTCAGAGCGCCAAGTGCGCCACCGACGACACCCGCACGTGCCGACCATGGCGAGGCAACCAGCAGTATCGCGGTGATGAGTTCGACGACGCCGAGAAGATATGCCGCGCCCGCCTCACCGAACGCCGGGTAAAGCCAAGCAAGCCAAGGTGTCCCACTGATGAGCGGCTTGAGCGCATCGATCTCGATCTGAGTGAACTTCAGAATACCGATCAGGAAAAGCGGCAGGACAATACCGGCGAGTGACACGACCCGGCCGGTGAACGTGAAGCGGCTGGGCAGTTCTGTCCGCGAGAGATAGGCGGCTGCGCCGACGGCGGATCGAACGGGATTGTTCATCATAAGTCCTCTGATCAATTGTATGCGTCAAGCATATAACATAGATAGGGGATTGATGTCTATGCGCCATGCATATATTTTCGACGCATGAACGACGACAGAACTGCCAATATCGTCGGTGCGCTTGCCCTGGCCATCTCCGACACTCTGCTCCGCGGAGCCCAGGCCGCTGCACCGGAACCAGGCCCCGCCGCAGCCGCCATATCGCTGCTCGCTCACGATCCGGGCATGTCGATCGACCGGCTACGGCGCGCGCTTGGTCTGTCGCATCCAGGTGCGGTGCGTCTGGTCGATCGCCTGGTGGCGAATGGCGCAGTAATTCGTGAAGTCTCTGATCGCGATCGTCGTGCCGTCGCGCTCGTCTTGACTGAAGCCGGCCGAAGAACCTGCGCGGACATTCGGGCGGCGCGATTGGACGGCGTCGCCAAAATGCTCGATCTGCTCGATGCGGATGAACGTGCCGCTCTGGGTACGTTGACGGAGAAGTTGCTGCGTGGGCTTATCAAGGGCGAAAATCACGCCTACTCGGTCTGTCGGCTCTGCGATGAGAGCGCGTGTGTGGATTGTCCCGTTTCCAGTGCATTGGGGTCCTCCGACCCGATCAGATGCCAAGAACGCGACATCTCCTCTTCGAAATAAGGTTATAAGACCACTCGCTCCGGCATGCCGTCGTCGCGTCGGTCGGTAATCACTCGTCCACAGCTTGCGGGAAACCTCGGAAGAAGTTCAAGAAATGCATCGACACGCGAACAGGCAACGATATCCCCATTCTGCGTGTGCGATCACCTCGGGCGAGGCCACCCGCCACTCGTAACAAATGGCCGCCAGCGCTGTTGAACTTCCTCGAGTACAAGAACTTTCATGGAAGACGACAGGAGACCGGCAATGCTCAAGGGTGGAATTCTCTGGATGATGGGTGTCCCGCTGATCGTGATCATCGTGCTCCTGGTTATCGGCGTGATCTGATCCGCCCGCGGGCTTCAAGGGAGAGCGCACGCCCATGTCATTCGAGCTTCCGTTCCTCTCCCGCCGGACCTTGATCAGGACCGGCTCCATCGGCTTACTGTCCGCCGTCGCCGGTCCCGCGATGGCGGCCGGCGGTCCGGCGGCACCCGGCCCGACGCCGCTGGACAGGGGCAAGGTGGAAGGCGGCAAGGTGACCTTTCCCAACTGGCGCGGCGAGGCCGACCGCCCCTCCCCTCCGCCGCCGGCACCCCTGCCGCCGGACCAGCGCGTCGGGTTCGCGATCGTCGGGCTCGGCCGCCTGTCCCTGGAGCAGCTCCTGCCCGCCTTCGCCGAATGCAAGCGGGCGCGGCCGGTGGCCCTGGTCTCGGGATCGCCGGAGAAGGCCAGGCTGGTGGCCGCCCAGTACGGCATTCCCGACCAGGCCGTGTACGACTACGCGGGTTTCGACCGGATCGCCGAAGATCCCCGGGTCCAGGTCGTCTATGTCGTGCTGCCCAACGGGCTTCACCGCGAGTTCGTGATGCGCGCCGCCAAGGCCGGGAAGCACGTCATGTGCGAGAAGCCGATGGCCAACAACTCGGCCGAGGCGCGGGACATGGTCGCCGCCTGCGACCAGGCCGGCGTCAAGCTGATGGTGGCCTACCGCTGCCAGTACGAACCCTATAACCGCGAGACCATCCAGCGGGTCCGCTCCGGCGACATGGGCGCCGCGCGGTTCATCGAGGCGACCAATACCCAGGTGATGGGACCCGGCGACCAGTGGCGCTTCAGCAAGGCGCTGGCCGGCGGCGGCGCGCTGCCCGACATCGGCCTCTATTGCCTGAACACGGCCCGAGCGATCACCGGGGAGGAGCCGATCGAGGTCTTCGCCCGGATCTTCAACCCGGAAGGCGACCCGCGCTACCGCGAAGTCGAGGAATCCGTCTCCTTCATGCTGCGCTTCCCCTCCGGGACGATCGCCAACTGCACGACCAGCTACGGCGCCCACGAGAGCAAGGACCTGCGGGTTCGGTTGGAGAAAGGCTGGATCGACCTGGAGAACGCCTTCGCCTACGAGGGCCAGCAGATGCAGGTGGCGCACCGGGGCGGCAAGGCGGAGATCGTCGAGCGGGTGCGCCTGCCGCAGCAGAACCAGTTCGCGCTCGAGATCGACCACATGGCGTCCTGCGTCAAGGAGAACCGGATGCCGCGGACGCCCGGCCAGGAGGGCGTGCAGGACCATGTCCTGATGGAAGCCCTGTATGAATCCGCCCGCACCATGGCTCCGGTGTCCCTCAAGGCGGTGTCCGGGCGGGACACGACCCGGGGACCGGAACCGCAGCAGGAGGGCTGAAGCGCATCCGGACCGGGCGCTACGCGTCCGACCCCCGTCGGAGGCGGACCGGTGGCGCCCGGAAGGTCAGCAGGTGGACGCTGA contains:
- a CDS encoding DUF3466 family protein; translated protein: MRSHHLLLLATIAFAPGTALAVPTYTITDIGDLGGTFSLGFDVNNAGQVTGAGLIQNDVGQHAFLWDPVSGIQDLGTLGGRFSQGIGINARGQITGNSLLPGPEITGRVHAFLWEPTTGMRDLGTISGGDGFSQGTDINDQGQVTGGGNIDDPNTPSHAFLWDPATGMQDLGTLDGDRVSLGLGINAGGQVTGRSGTFDDTAGRYNAFLWDPATGMRDIGTRSGEFSIGNDINDRGQITGTNQTSDADFRAFLWDSANGIQDLGTLGGRYSSGNGINNSGQVVGSSEDANRSEHAFLWDGTSMFDLNGLISPEAGWTVIRGEAISDRRRKAYGSTGAGTLLDP
- a CDS encoding DUF417 family protein, with the protein product MMNNPVRSAVGAAAYLSRTELPSRFTFTGRVVSLAGIVLPLFLIGILKFTQIEIDALKPLISGTPWLAWLYPAFGEAGAAYLLGVVELITAILLVASPWSARAGVVGGALGALTFAVTVSTMFALPIWEESLGSFPWLNATGQFLIKDVALLGVSLLVLGESLTRLMRNRAQA
- a CDS encoding MarR family winged helix-turn-helix transcriptional regulator, translated to MNDDRTANIVGALALAISDTLLRGAQAAAPEPGPAAAAISLLAHDPGMSIDRLRRALGLSHPGAVRLVDRLVANGAVIREVSDRDRRAVALVLTEAGRRTCADIRAARLDGVAKMLDLLDADERAALGTLTEKLLRGLIKGENHAYSVCRLCDESACVDCPVSSALGSSDPIRCQERDISSSK
- a CDS encoding Gfo/Idh/MocA family protein, which codes for MSFELPFLSRRTLIRTGSIGLLSAVAGPAMAAGGPAAPGPTPLDRGKVEGGKVTFPNWRGEADRPSPPPPAPLPPDQRVGFAIVGLGRLSLEQLLPAFAECKRARPVALVSGSPEKARLVAAQYGIPDQAVYDYAGFDRIAEDPRVQVVYVVLPNGLHREFVMRAAKAGKHVMCEKPMANNSAEARDMVAACDQAGVKLMVAYRCQYEPYNRETIQRVRSGDMGAARFIEATNTQVMGPGDQWRFSKALAGGGALPDIGLYCLNTARAITGEEPIEVFARIFNPEGDPRYREVEESVSFMLRFPSGTIANCTTSYGAHESKDLRVRLEKGWIDLENAFAYEGQQMQVAHRGGKAEIVERVRLPQQNQFALEIDHMASCVKENRMPRTPGQEGVQDHVLMEALYESARTMAPVSLKAVSGRDTTRGPEPQQEG